The Candidatus Manganitrophaceae bacterium genome contains a region encoding:
- a CDS encoding KpsF/GutQ family sugar-phosphate isomerase: protein MSIEEGRRVIRIEAEALSALEKRIDGHFVVAVKFCHDCKGRVVIIGMGKSGHIGKKISATMASTGTPAFFLHPSEGIHGDLGMISRDDVVLTISNSGETEEILRILPAIKRLDLKLITMTGKIDSSLAKASDIVLDVSVREEACPLGLAPTASTTTALAMGDALAVALLQMKGFKKEDFAFFHPGGSLGRNLLLKVMDVMHTGEEIPTVQETTPMREVVLEMSAKKLGMTTVVTEKGTFSGVVTDGDLRRLIKDVNRGQTDIFSLPAAQVMNASPKTILSEALAAEAVHRMEIFSITSLVAVDKEGLMKGVVHLHDLLKKGAA, encoded by the coding sequence ATCAGCATAGAAGAAGGCCGACGGGTCATTCGCATCGAGGCAGAAGCCCTTTCCGCCCTTGAAAAGAGGATAGATGGTCACTTCGTTGTCGCGGTTAAGTTCTGCCATGATTGTAAAGGTCGGGTGGTGATCATCGGCATGGGGAAATCGGGACACATCGGCAAGAAAATAAGCGCAACCATGGCGAGTACCGGGACTCCTGCCTTTTTTCTTCATCCCTCTGAGGGAATTCATGGCGATCTTGGAATGATCTCCAGAGATGATGTTGTATTGACTATTTCCAACAGCGGAGAGACAGAAGAGATTCTTCGCATCCTCCCTGCCATTAAACGTCTCGACCTGAAGTTGATCACCATGACGGGCAAGATCGACTCAAGCCTTGCAAAGGCAAGTGATATCGTTCTGGATGTTTCCGTTCGGGAAGAGGCCTGTCCTCTGGGCCTGGCCCCGACGGCAAGTACCACAACGGCCTTGGCCATGGGGGATGCCCTGGCCGTTGCCCTTCTTCAAATGAAGGGCTTCAAAAAGGAAGATTTTGCTTTTTTCCACCCCGGAGGTTCTCTGGGTCGAAATCTTCTTTTAAAAGTTATGGATGTCATGCATACGGGAGAAGAGATTCCGACCGTTCAGGAAACGACACCGATGCGGGAAGTTGTGCTGGAAATGAGTGCAAAGAAGTTGGGAATGACAACCGTTGTCACAGAGAAAGGAACTTTCTCTGGGGTTGTGACCGATGGAGATCTAAGAAGATTGATCAAGGATGTGAATCGTGGGCAGACAGATATATTTTCATTACCTGCCGCACAGGTGATGAATGCGTCCCCAAAGACCATCCTGTCAGAGGCTTTGGCCGCGGAGGCCGTTCACAGAATGGAAATCTTTTCGATTACCTCACTGGTTGCCGTCGATAAAGAAGGTCTTATGAAGGGGGTCGTCCATCTGCATGACCTCCTTAAGAAAGGCGCCGCT